One stretch of Verrucomicrobiota bacterium DNA includes these proteins:
- a CDS encoding YlbF family regulator, whose product MQTTTEESLVVQKTKELCQTILDQPEFQTMRQQIESFMANDEAKLQYQLLSERGEYLRHKQQQGLQLSDEEASEFEEQREQFLNNPVARGFLNAQQEMHKVQESVGQFVSKTFELGRVPNAEDFDSGSCGHGCGCHH is encoded by the coding sequence ATGCAGACCACCACTGAAGAGAGCCTCGTCGTCCAGAAAACCAAAGAGTTATGCCAGACGATCCTGGATCAGCCGGAATTCCAAACGATGCGGCAGCAGATCGAGAGTTTCATGGCCAACGACGAAGCCAAGTTGCAGTATCAGCTCCTGAGCGAGCGGGGAGAATACCTGCGCCACAAACAACAGCAGGGACTCCAGCTTTCGGATGAAGAAGCTTCCGAATTTGAAGAGCAACGCGAACAGTTCCTCAACAACCCGGTCGCACGCGGGTTTCTCAATGCGCAGCAGGAGATGCACAAGGTCCAGGAGTCAGTCGGCCAATTCGTCAGCAAGACTTTTGAACTCGGCCGCGTGCCTAACGCCGAGGATTTCGATTCCGGCTCGTGCGGCCACGGCTGCGGCTGCCATCATTGA